GATCAGGCTGTCCACCAGGATGGACGCGCTCATGCGAAGGGGTCCTCCGGATCGGCCAGGAAGGAGCCGATGGCCGCCACCTCGCGGCTGAGCATGCCGCCCGGGATGGCCTTCAAGAACTGCTTGCCGTACTTCTTCGTGCCCACCCGGCCGTCCAGCAGCAGCACCACGCCGCGGTCGTCGTGCCGGCGGATGAGCCGGCCGAAGATCTGGCGCCAGGTGACGAGGGCCGTGGGCAGGCTGTGCTGGCGGAACCATCCCTTCGGATCATGCTCGGCGATGTAGTCCATCACCGGATCCGCCGGCGAGGGAAAGGGCAGGCGGTCCAGGGCCACCAGGGACAGGGCCTCGCCCGGCACGTCCACGCCCTGGAAGAAGGTCCGCGTGGCGAAGAGCACGCTGGAGACATCCTCCCGGAAGCGCTGGATGAGCCGCGTGGAGGGTGCGTCGCCTTGGCGATGGCAGGCAAAACCGGCTCGTTCAAACGCGGGCGCCAGGAGCGTGTGCGCCCCGCGCAGGGCCTGGCTGGACGTGAAAAGGAGGAGGGCGCGGCCGCGGGAGGCCAGCACGGCCTCGTGGAGCAGGTCGTGGACCTGGTCCCGGAACTCCTTGTCGTTGGGCTCGGGCAGGCCATGGGGCACGACCAGCAAGGCAGAGCTGTTGAAGTCGAAAGGACTGGGCAGCACCACCTGGCGGGTGCCGGCGCCCAGGCCGATGCGCTCGCGGATGAAGGTGAAGTCCCCGTGGGATGTGGTCAGCGTGGCGCTGGTGGCGATGACGCAGGGGACCCAGGGGAGCAGGGCCTTCTGCAGGAAAGGGGCGATGGAGACGGGCTTGCCCCGCAGCTTCCAGCTCTCTCCGCTGGCGCCCTCCTGGCGCTCCACCCAATAGACCCATTCCGGCTGCTTCTGCCAGATGAGGCCCTGCACACGCTTGGCCAGCTGCGCGCACTGCTCCTTCTGCCGCTCCAGCTGGGCGTGCTCCTTGGACTCCTTCTCGTACTGGACTTGCAGGGCGCGCAGCTCCTGGAAGACCAGGCGCAGCGCGTCCAGGATGGGGCCGTCGTCAATGAGGCCCGGTTCCTTGATCCGGTTGGATCCCTCGGCGCCATGTTTGAAGCCCATGATCTTGATGGCATGTGACAGGATGTGCGCCGCCTGGTCCAGGGCGTCGTAGCCGGCGCGGGACAGGTGCCGCTTGAAGCCCCGGAAGCTCCAGCGGCCGATCTCCTCGCCGGCGAAGTCGCTGCCGATGTCGGGCAGCTCATGGGCCTCGTCACAGATGAGGACGTTGAAGGCCGGCAGCACGCCGGCCATGCCGCCCGTGGCGGCCTTGACCTTCAGGTGGGCGAAGAGCAGGTGGTAGTTGCACACCACCACCTGGGCGTCCTCGGCGTCGGCCATGGCGGCCTTGTGGTAGCACTGCAGCTTGCAGCCTGCGCATTCGCTGGTGTCGCCGATGGCGAAGTGGCGCCAAATCCGGGGCGTCACCTTGAAGGGCAGCTCGCCGGCGTCCCCTGTCGTCGTCTGGTTGGCCCAGTCCAGGACGCGGTCGAACTCCACTTGGTCCTCGCCGGCAACCCCGGCGAAGAGCATGCTGCGCTGCTCCAGGAGCTTATCTGTACATATAAAATTGGACCTGCCTTTCAGCAGGGAGAACCGGAAGGGCTCGGGCAGCACGCCCTGCAGGAAGGGCAGGTCCTTCTGGGTGAGCTGCTCCTGCAGGGCGATGTTGGCCGTGGCGATGAGCACGCGCTGCCCAGTCGCCAGGGCGTGTTGGATGGCTGGTACGGAATAACTTATCGATTTACCGACTCCGCAGGGCGCTTCAATCAGAAGGCTGCGTCCTTCCGCCAGAGCGGAATCAACTTCCCTGGCCATGGTGAGCTGGCTGTCGCGCAGGACGAAGCCGGGGAGCTTTTGGGCAAGCAGGCCGCCCGGCCCGAAGACTTCCTCGGCCGTGAGGATGGGGATCTGCGGCGCCGGGTCGCCCGGCAGGCAGAGCAGATCCTCGGGCAAGACCGGCCAGGCCGGTGGGTCCATTTCGGGCATGTGGTGCTCGCGCTAGAGATGGAAGAAGAGCCCGGCCGGCCGCGGGAGATACGACCAGCCGGGCCAGGGACGGAGGCGGATCAGGCGAAGGGATCGCCGGGGCCGCTGGCGGCCGTGTCGGTGTCCCCATCGGCGCGCGAGTGCCGCAGGGCATCCTCCTCAGTGGCGATCCACTGCTGCGCCTCCTTCAGGCGATCCGCCTGCAGCTGGCGGATCTGCTTGATGCTGAACTTGGCCAGGAAGTCCTTCATCATGCGTGCGCCCTCCACCTCGCCCAGGTAACCCATCAGGTCCTTCAGCCGCTTGATGAGGGCGTCGCCGTCGGCCTGGGCGATGATGGCGGGGGGCTCGGCCTGCTTGCCGCCGCCACCCTTGGCGTCGTCCTCGTCGCGGTCCTTGGTGAGGTCGTGGAGCTCCAGGGCGTCGAGCTGGGCGCGCAGCTCGGGGGAGATGGGGGCCTCGGGCAGGATGGTGTAGGACGTATCCTTGGCCTTCTGGCCCGTGCGCTCCACTTCGAAGATCTGGGTGTCCACGTTGTACTTGGCGTCCATCTTGGCCACTTGCTTGTAGAAGGTCTTGGAGTTCTCCAGAACCTTGAGAGCCTTGAAGACGTACTTGCCGTCCACCTTCTCGATGATGGCCACGTTCATCGAGGTCTTCAGATCCTTCGGCTTGCCGCAGCCTTCCTTCCAGGGATGGTAGGTCGTCCCGTCCCAGTACACCTCGCGGATGTGGGGAAAGCCCAGGAAAACGATCAGGTGGTTGTCCCCGTCGTCGAACTTGAGGTAGCGGCCGCTCTCCAGGGTGTGCTGCTCGTGGCGCTGGGTCATGTCGTCGAACCGGCCCATGTGGGACCTCCGATGTTGATGGGTTACTGCTTCTGCTGGATGATGGACAGGAGATGCACGACGGCCGGGTGCCGCCGCATGTTGAGGGCCGGCGGGCGGGTGGGCGCGCCTTCCGGATTGCGCAGGGCGTCCAGGCAATCGCGGAAGGCGCTATCCACGCAGCGGCACAGGGTGAAGACGGCCTCGTCGGGGATGGGGTGCTCGGCGGCGGCCCCGCCCACCTGCAGCGCCAAGCGCAGGAAGGCCTGGCGCACGCGGTCCTCGGCGGGACTCACCTTGGGTTCGGCGGTGGGGGTGGCGGTGGCGGTGGCTCCGGCCATTGGGGGCTCCTTGGTCTTTCCCACCAATGGCGAGACGAAATGGCCGTTTTTGGACAGGGGGTCAGGATTTTTCTTGAGTTTTTTCACGCAGGCGCTTCAGAAGCCGCTTGTGACGCTTCTGGATCGTGAAGTAGTCCTCACCAAGTGCCAGCGCCATTTCCTGCAGCGTGTATCCATAGACATAGAGGCCGGACAGCAGGGTGCGATCGCTTTCGGACACGGGCATGTCCTGGATTAGGTCTTCCAGTGCCTGGTAAGCATCCGCCCGGTCGTCCGGGATCCGATCGCCCATTAAGCTCTCGTCTGGCGTAGAGTCGACTTGCTCCTTTCGATTGCCATCCCAGAGTCCACCGTGGTAAGCCAGCCGGCGCTGCGTGTCCCGCTCGATCTCCCGGGCAAGCCATGGGCTGGACAGCCGCTCCGCGTTCAAGGCCTGCAGCGTCTCCAGGAAGGCCCAGGCAGCGGCGCTGGCGGATTCATCCAGGGTCGCCCCGGGCGTGCGGTAGCGGACGGCCAGGGCCTGCAGCGCCGGCGCGTAGGTGACCAGCAGCCAGAGGCGAATGCTGGGCCCTTCCGGCGGATCCGCTTGCAAGTGGCGGATGGCCGCGGAAAGCGCCGCCTGGCGCTCCGCGTGGCGGTCCTTGGCACCAGGGCCCAGCAGGGCCAGGAAGTCGCCCAGCGCCGGCGGCAGGGCCGGTTCCCGGGCCGCCAGGGTCTGGTAGTCGGCGATGGACTGGGCCGTGTAGGCAGCGGTCTGGTTGGTGGGCAGCATGGCCGCTCCGGCGCTGGGTCGGCGCCGACGCGGCTACGCCGGAGAGCGGGATCAGGGCCCGGGCGCGGTGGGGTGCGCGCCGGGGCCGACAGGGTGTGTGGTGGGGACAGAGTCCACCCCGGCAGGTGGGCGCATGGGGCACACCCGCCCCGCGAAAAACGCGGGCCATGGGCAGGGATCAGGCGTGGGTCGACGCTGTCCGGGCAGGCGCCCGGCGATCAACCAGGCGCGGACTGTCGACCCAGGCTAGCTGGTCAGGGTCGGGTTGGATCTGGAGATGGAGAGATGGAAGACATGCCGCAGGACGGCGGGGGCGGGGGTCGTCGGGGTCATGTGTACTCCAAGAGTTCTACCAGACGCGTAGCCAATTACGTGGTAGGCTGCCCGTCCTTGGTTGGAAAAGCCGAAGCCGAGTTGACGTAACGCTCCTCTTGGTAAGCGCCCGGGCCCTCACGGGATCCCGCAACTCGGCTTCGGCTGAAACCGAAACTACCAAATGCGGGGGGTCGCGTGGTGACCTGTGGCACGCGCCGCAGGATCGCTTGGATGCAAGCTGTGGCAAGCTGGGGTGAAAGTCAAGTCGGAAAACTGAGCTGGTAGCTTTGGATATGATTCAGCATGAATAGCCTAAAGCTAGGTCACTTCGCGTGCTGCCAGCAGTACCTGCCATGCGTTGCCCGCCGGCTGCAGCGAGTCCCCTTCTGAGTGGTAGCCGCGCACTGACCCCCGCCGCCCGTGGGGGGCGCCGGGGCCTTGATCGCCGGTACGCCACCACCCGGGGCTGCTCCCTTTGCCTGGCCAATATGCTGGTAACAGTAGCCGGAAGGATCCTTGGTCGTTCGCTTGCAGCGCTGCCCCTTCTGCGTTGTGCCCAGGCACTGCACCGAGCTCGTCATGGTGGGCTTGTCCGACTGGGCCTTTACTGCGGTCGGCATAGCGCCGGGCGTGGCCCATGCTGCGAAATCCGCTTGGGCCTCGATCACATCCTCCAGCTCATCTGGCAGCGCTCCCAGAAAGTCCAATCCAGTGACGGCCTCCACAGAGTCGATGGGCACAAAGAAGGCGGCAAGGGGCTCCTTGGATGCCGCGTTGGGCAGGAGGAATCCGGCGCCCCTGGGCGTCTCCGTTGGGGTATAGAGAACCTTGTAGTAGGCCGCGGGAACAGTTACTTGGCTTGCACCGATGGCGGGGCGCCCTGGCTCCAGCACAGGCCCAGTGATCACCCAAACTGAGTCGAAATCCACGGCCCAGGTGCGGACCTGTTCCTCAAGCTTGCCCCAGACTCCACGATTGAATGACGGCTCTTGCGGACTCATGT
This genomic window from bacterium contains:
- a CDS encoding ATP-dependent DNA helicase, which codes for MPEMDPPAWPVLPEDLLCLPGDPAPQIPILTAEEVFGPGGLLAQKLPGFVLRDSQLTMAREVDSALAEGRSLLIEAPCGVGKSISYSVPAIQHALATGQRVLIATANIALQEQLTQKDLPFLQGVLPEPFRFSLLKGRSNFICTDKLLEQRSMLFAGVAGEDQVEFDRVLDWANQTTTGDAGELPFKVTPRIWRHFAIGDTSECAGCKLQCYHKAAMADAEDAQVVVCNYHLLFAHLKVKAATGGMAGVLPAFNVLICDEAHELPDIGSDFAGEEIGRWSFRGFKRHLSRAGYDALDQAAHILSHAIKIMGFKHGAEGSNRIKEPGLIDDGPILDALRLVFQELRALQVQYEKESKEHAQLERQKEQCAQLAKRVQGLIWQKQPEWVYWVERQEGASGESWKLRGKPVSIAPFLQKALLPWVPCVIATSATLTTSHGDFTFIRERIGLGAGTRQVVLPSPFDFNSSALLVVPHGLPEPNDKEFRDQVHDLLHEAVLASRGRALLLFTSSQALRGAHTLLAPAFERAGFACHRQGDAPSTRLIQRFREDVSSVLFATRTFFQGVDVPGEALSLVALDRLPFPSPADPVMDYIAEHDPKGWFRQHSLPTALVTWRQIFGRLIRRHDDRGVVLLLDGRVGTKKYGKQFLKAIPGGMLSREVAAIGSFLADPEDPFA
- a CDS encoding DNA/RNA non-specific endonuclease; protein product: MNLILTIALLASVSLAADNLSLGAPSTSHQIIDRIGYALGYDEVHEQAAWVSYLLTGVEARAKLIDRTDDFRPDPLVRTGSATLADYVGSGYDRGHLAPAGDMTWHRIAMSESFFMSNMSPQEPSFNRGVWGKLEEQVRTWAVDFDSVWVITGPVLEPGRPAIGASQVTVPAAYYKVLYTPTETPRGAGFLLPNAASKEPLAAFFVPIDSVEAVTGLDFLGALPDELEDVIEAQADFAAWATPGAMPTAVKAQSDKPTMTSSVQCLGTTQKGQRCKRTTKDPSGYCYQHIGQAKGAAPGGGVPAIKAPAPPTGGGGQCAATTQKGTRCSRRATHGRYCWQHAK